Proteins found in one Streptomyces sp. NBC_00461 genomic segment:
- a CDS encoding class I SAM-dependent RNA methyltransferase, with protein MQAEPKKSLVGEEYEVEIGPVAHGGHCIARTSEGQVLFVRHALPGERVVARVTEGEEGARFLRADAVSVLSASKDRIEAPCPYAGPGRCGGCDWQHAKPGAQRRLKGEVIAEQLQRLAGLTPEDVGWDGTVMPAEGDKLPAGEVPQWRTRVQYAVDADGNAGLRRHRSHEVEPIEHCMIAAPGVSELGIEDRDWSGMASVEAIAATGSQDRMVILEPQPDARLPLVELDKPVSVMRVEEKDGGIHRVHGRAFVRERADGRTHRVGSGGFWQVHPMAADTLVKAVMQGLLPRKGDMALDLYCGVGLFAGALADRLGDKGAVLGIESGKRAVEDARHNLADFDRVRIEQGKVESVLPRTGINEVDLIVLDPPRAGAGRKTVEQLARLGARKIAYVACDPAALARDLGYFRDGGYRVRTLRAFDLFPMTSHVECVAILEPASKAL; from the coding sequence ATGCAGGCAGAACCGAAGAAGTCGCTGGTGGGGGAGGAGTACGAGGTCGAGATCGGCCCCGTCGCCCACGGCGGGCACTGCATCGCCCGTACGTCCGAGGGCCAGGTGCTGTTCGTCCGGCACGCGCTGCCCGGTGAGCGGGTCGTGGCGCGGGTGACCGAGGGCGAGGAGGGGGCCCGCTTCCTGCGCGCGGACGCGGTGTCCGTGCTCTCGGCCTCGAAGGACCGTATCGAGGCGCCCTGTCCGTATGCCGGCCCCGGCCGCTGCGGCGGCTGCGACTGGCAGCACGCCAAGCCGGGGGCGCAGCGCCGGCTGAAGGGCGAGGTCATCGCCGAGCAACTGCAGCGGCTCGCGGGTCTCACCCCCGAGGACGTCGGCTGGGACGGCACGGTGATGCCGGCCGAGGGGGACAAGCTGCCGGCAGGCGAGGTGCCGCAGTGGCGGACGCGCGTGCAGTACGCGGTGGACGCCGACGGCAACGCCGGTCTGCGCCGCCACCGTTCGCACGAGGTCGAGCCGATCGAGCACTGCATGATCGCGGCGCCGGGCGTGAGCGAGCTGGGCATCGAGGACCGCGACTGGTCGGGCATGGCGTCGGTGGAGGCGATCGCGGCGACCGGCTCCCAGGACCGCATGGTGATCCTGGAGCCGCAGCCGGACGCCCGGCTCCCGCTGGTCGAACTCGACAAGCCGGTCTCCGTGATGCGCGTCGAGGAGAAGGACGGCGGCATCCACCGCGTTCACGGCCGCGCCTTCGTCCGCGAGCGGGCCGACGGCCGTACCCACCGGGTCGGCAGCGGCGGCTTCTGGCAGGTCCACCCGATGGCCGCCGACACCCTCGTCAAGGCCGTCATGCAGGGCCTGCTGCCGCGCAAGGGCGACATGGCGCTCGACCTGTACTGCGGTGTGGGCCTGTTCGCCGGCGCGCTCGCCGACCGGCTCGGCGACAAGGGGGCGGTCCTCGGCATCGAGTCCGGCAAGCGCGCCGTCGAGGACGCCCGGCACAACCTCGCCGACTTCGATCGGGTGCGGATCGAGCAGGGCAAGGTGGAGTCCGTCCTGCCGCGCACCGGCATCAACGAGGTCGACCTGATCGTCCTGGACCCGCCGAGGGCCGGCGCGGGCCGGAAGACGGTCGAGCAGCTGGCACGGCTGGGGGCGCGGAAGATCGCGTACGTGGCGTGCGATCCGGCCGCGCTGGCCCGGGACTTGGGGTACTTCCGGGACGGGGGGTACCGGGTGCGGACGTTGCGGGCGTTCGATCTGTTTCCGATGACGTCGCACGTGGAGTGCGTGGCAATTCTTGAGCCTGCCTCAAAGGCCCTCTGA
- a CDS encoding potassium channel family protein, whose amino-acid sequence MHIVIMGCGRVGSALAQTLEQQGHTVAVIDQDPTAFRRLGPGFGGRRVTGIGFDQDTLREAGIEEAGAFAAVSSGDNSNIISARVAREMFGVENVAARIYDPRRAEVYQRLGIPTVATVRWTADQMLRRLLPSGAEPLWRDPTGGVQLAEVHASAAWVGHKISTLQEETGVRVAFLTRLGETMLPTSQTVLQEGDLVHVMMRTDEVDKVEASFAKGPEEEGGH is encoded by the coding sequence GTGCACATCGTCATCATGGGCTGCGGAAGAGTGGGTTCCGCTCTGGCCCAGACCCTGGAGCAACAGGGGCACACGGTCGCAGTGATCGACCAGGACCCCACGGCCTTCCGCCGCCTCGGCCCGGGATTCGGCGGCCGCCGGGTCACCGGGATCGGCTTCGATCAGGACACCCTGCGTGAGGCCGGCATCGAGGAGGCCGGCGCCTTCGCCGCCGTGTCCAGCGGCGACAACTCGAACATCATCTCCGCACGCGTGGCCCGCGAGATGTTCGGCGTGGAGAACGTCGCGGCCCGCATCTACGACCCGCGTCGTGCCGAGGTCTACCAGCGTCTGGGCATCCCCACCGTCGCGACGGTCCGCTGGACGGCCGACCAGATGCTGCGCCGGCTGCTCCCCTCGGGAGCGGAGCCCCTGTGGCGCGATCCGACCGGTGGTGTCCAGCTCGCCGAGGTACACGCCTCGGCCGCCTGGGTCGGCCACAAGATCAGCACGCTGCAGGAGGAGACCGGTGTCCGCGTGGCGTTCCTGACCCGGCTCGGCGAGACGATGCTGCCCACCTCGCAGACGGTGCTGCAGGAGGGCGACCTGGTGCACGTGATGATGCGCACCGACGAGGTCGACAAGGTCGAGGCGTCCTTCGCCAAGGGTCCCGAAGAGGAGGGCGGTCACTGA
- a CDS encoding MBL fold metallo-hydrolase: protein MFFVDTIEVAGLGNRSYLAGGERTAVAVDPPRDVDQVIAVAARRGVRISHVVETHVHNDYVTGGLELARITGAAYLVPAGARVSFERTPVHDGDHAEIDSDAGLTLRAVATPGHTPHHTSYALEENGTAVAVFTGGSLLIGTVGRPDLVEPRLTEQLARAQHASAHRLAAELPDDTAVLPTHGFGSFCSSSQAEGSDTSIGKEKASNEALTRDVDTFVADLLAGLDDIPAYYTHMGPANAAGPAPVDLTPPAVADAEEIAARLAAGEWVVDLRNRVAFAAGHVSGSFNFEAEGQLATYLAWLIPWGKPVALLAESPEQLATAQRELVRVGIDRPAAAATGEPGDWVREGEAQASFPRATFADLAGRHPAEGVVVLDVRRGSERAAGYIEGSVHIPVHALHRRLGEVPDGEVWVHCAGGMRAAIAASLLDAAGRRVVAVDDSFDAAEKAGLTLRTL from the coding sequence GTGTTCTTCGTCGACACGATCGAGGTGGCCGGGCTCGGCAACCGCAGTTACCTGGCGGGCGGCGAGCGGACGGCGGTGGCGGTCGACCCGCCCCGTGACGTGGATCAGGTGATCGCGGTGGCCGCCCGGCGCGGGGTGCGGATCTCGCACGTCGTCGAGACGCACGTCCACAACGACTACGTCACCGGCGGCCTGGAGCTGGCCCGGATCACGGGTGCGGCCTATCTCGTCCCTGCCGGGGCCAGGGTCTCCTTCGAGCGCACGCCGGTGCACGACGGCGACCACGCGGAGATCGACTCGGACGCGGGCCTGACCCTGCGCGCCGTGGCGACCCCCGGTCACACCCCGCACCACACCTCCTATGCGCTGGAGGAGAACGGCACGGCGGTCGCGGTGTTCACCGGCGGTTCGCTGCTGATCGGCACGGTGGGCCGCCCGGACCTGGTCGAGCCGCGGCTGACGGAGCAGCTGGCCCGCGCCCAGCACGCCTCCGCGCACCGCCTGGCCGCCGAGCTGCCCGACGACACGGCCGTGCTGCCCACGCACGGATTCGGCAGCTTCTGCTCGTCCTCCCAGGCGGAGGGCAGCGACACGAGCATCGGCAAGGAGAAGGCGTCCAACGAAGCCCTCACCAGGGACGTCGACACTTTCGTCGCCGACCTGCTGGCCGGCCTCGACGACATCCCCGCCTACTACACGCACATGGGCCCTGCCAACGCGGCCGGACCCGCGCCCGTCGATCTGACGCCGCCCGCCGTCGCCGACGCCGAGGAGATCGCAGCCCGGCTGGCGGCGGGGGAGTGGGTGGTGGACCTGCGCAACCGCGTCGCGTTCGCCGCCGGGCATGTCTCCGGCTCGTTCAACTTCGAGGCTGAAGGGCAGCTCGCGACGTATCTGGCCTGGCTGATCCCGTGGGGCAAACCGGTCGCGCTGCTCGCCGAGTCACCTGAGCAACTCGCCACCGCCCAGCGCGAACTGGTCCGCGTGGGCATCGACCGCCCCGCTGCCGCGGCCACCGGCGAACCCGGCGACTGGGTCCGGGAGGGGGAGGCCCAGGCTTCCTTCCCGCGCGCCACCTTCGCCGATCTCGCCGGCCGGCACCCGGCGGAGGGAGTCGTCGTCCTCGACGTCCGGCGCGGCTCGGAGCGGGCGGCGGGATACATCGAGGGCTCGGTCCACATCCCAGTCCACGCCCTGCACCGCCGCCTCGGCGAGGTTCCTGACGGTGAGGTATGGGTGCACTGTGCGGGCGGCATGCGGGCCGCCATCGCCGCCTCGCTGCTGGACGCCGCCGGCCGTCGTGTCGTCGCCGTCGACGACTCCTTCGACGCGGCCGAGAAGGCGGGACTCACCCTCCGGACCCTCTGA
- a CDS encoding rhodanese-like domain-containing protein, with protein sequence MSIFRRDRRGPGRVTVQEAAARTGHGNAVDSGDDAVLLDVREPYEWQAGHAPRAVHLPLSALAAGAGLPAHAQARPLVVICRSGNRSRQAAELLATRGAQAVDVIGGMRDWAGAGLPVVDARGGNGTVA encoded by the coding sequence ATGAGCATCTTCCGACGAGACCGGCGTGGTCCGGGTCGCGTGACCGTGCAGGAGGCGGCCGCGCGCACCGGCCACGGCAACGCCGTCGACAGCGGCGATGACGCCGTGCTGCTGGATGTGCGCGAGCCGTACGAGTGGCAGGCCGGGCATGCGCCGCGCGCCGTGCACCTGCCCTTGTCCGCGCTGGCCGCCGGGGCGGGGCTGCCCGCTCACGCGCAGGCGCGGCCCCTGGTCGTGATCTGCCGCTCCGGCAACCGGTCCCGGCAGGCCGCGGAACTGCTGGCCACCCGCGGCGCGCAGGCCGTGGACGTGATCGGGGGGATGCGGGACTGGGCGGGGGCGGGGCTGCCGGTGGTGGACGCACGCGGTGGGAACGGCACCGTCGCGTGA
- the trxA gene encoding thioredoxin yields MPTVELTKDNFEETVTGSEIALIDFWAAWCGPCRMFGPVYEKAAARHPDIVFGKVDTEAQPELAGAFQISSIPTLMAVRDRTVLHSQPGALPPQALEELIGRIRAVDMEDVRRKAAAGSTGAN; encoded by the coding sequence ATGCCCACCGTGGAACTGACCAAGGACAACTTCGAGGAAACCGTCACCGGTTCGGAGATCGCGCTGATCGACTTCTGGGCGGCCTGGTGCGGACCGTGCCGGATGTTCGGCCCCGTCTACGAGAAGGCGGCCGCGCGCCACCCGGACATCGTCTTCGGCAAGGTCGACACCGAGGCACAGCCCGAACTGGCGGGCGCCTTCCAGATCTCCTCCATCCCCACACTCATGGCCGTCCGAGACCGGACCGTCCTGCACTCACAACCGGGCGCGCTGCCGCCGCAGGCCCTGGAAGAGCTCATCGGCAGGATCCGGGCCGTCGACATGGAGGACGTGCGCCGGAAGGCCGCCGCGGGCTCGACGGGAGCGAACTGA
- a CDS encoding rhodanese-like domain-containing protein has translation MANTSAPVTLATEQARTRLHELTVIDVRTPAEYASGHLPGALNIPLDHVRRALPEIRHAAGRGDVLVVCASGARSENACKLLAEQGITTATLAGGTGAWAAEGHDLHTPAACDTRAGWSMERQVRFTAGSLVLLGLLFGLLVHPALLLLSAGVAGGLVFSALTNTCGMAVVLGKLPHNRPRAADLDATLAALRSR, from the coding sequence ATGGCCAACACCTCCGCCCCCGTCACCCTCGCCACCGAGCAGGCCCGCACCAGGCTGCACGAACTCACCGTCATCGACGTGCGCACGCCCGCCGAGTACGCCTCCGGCCACCTGCCCGGCGCCCTGAACATTCCGCTCGACCACGTCCGCCGCGCCCTGCCGGAGATACGGCACGCCGCCGGACGCGGTGACGTCCTGGTGGTGTGCGCCTCCGGAGCCCGTTCCGAGAACGCCTGCAAGCTGCTGGCAGAGCAGGGCATCACCACGGCCACGCTTGCAGGTGGCACCGGCGCCTGGGCCGCCGAGGGGCACGACCTGCACACACCGGCCGCCTGCGACACGCGGGCCGGCTGGAGCATGGAACGCCAGGTCCGCTTCACCGCCGGCAGCCTGGTCCTGCTCGGCCTCCTGTTCGGCCTGCTCGTGCACCCGGCCCTCCTGCTGCTCTCGGCCGGCGTCGCGGGCGGCCTGGTGTTCTCCGCCCTTACGAACACCTGCGGCATGGCGGTCGTGCTCGGCAAGCTGCCGCACAACCGCCCGCGCGCGGCCGATCTCGACGCCACGCTGGCCGCTCTGCGCAGCCGCTGA
- a CDS encoding APC family permease, producing MSKLTDVPKRILIGRALRSDRLGETLLPKRIALPVFASDPLSSVAYAPGEVLLVLSIAGVSAYHFSPWIALAVVVLMFTVVASYRQNVHAYPSGGGDYEVATTNLGPKAGLTVASALLVDYVLTVAVSIASGIENLGSAVPFVVEHKVLCAVAVIVLLTLMNLRGVKESGKLFAIPTYVFVGGVFIMIAWGAFRGLVLDDTMQAPTAHYTIKAEHQGLAGFALVFLMLRAFSSGCAALTGVEAISNGVPAFRKPKSKNAATTLAAMGLLAVTMFCGIIVLALTTKVRMAENPATDLLKNGVGVGSGYVQNPVITQVAEAVFGKGSFLFVVLATATALVLFLAANTAYNGFPVLGSILAQDRYLPRQLHTRGDRLAFSNGIVLLAGAATLLVVIYGADSTRLIQLYIVGVFVSFTLSQTGMVRHWNRHLATEKDPAKRSHMIRSRAINTFGAFFTGLVLVVVLVTKFTHGAWVALLGMCIFYATMTAIRKHYDGVAAEIAAPEGPSDDSVRPSRVHSVVLISKIHRPTLRALAYAKLMRSDTLEALTVNVDAAETKALKEEWERRGIDVPLKVLDSPYREITRPVIEYVKGLRSQSPRDAVSVIIPEYVVGRWYEHLLHNQSALRLKGRLLFTPGVMVTSVPYQLESSEAAKLRARRRQDWNAPGSVRRGPAHHGRPKEPTGASGPSGSSGSSDGKS from the coding sequence GTGTCCAAACTGACCGACGTGCCCAAACGGATTCTGATCGGGCGCGCACTGCGCAGTGACCGGCTGGGCGAAACGCTCCTGCCGAAGCGCATCGCCCTCCCCGTCTTCGCCTCCGACCCGCTGTCCTCCGTGGCGTACGCCCCCGGTGAGGTGCTGCTGGTCCTGTCCATCGCGGGTGTGTCGGCGTACCACTTCAGCCCCTGGATCGCTCTCGCGGTCGTCGTGCTGATGTTCACCGTGGTCGCCTCCTACCGGCAGAACGTGCACGCCTACCCCAGCGGCGGTGGCGACTACGAGGTCGCGACGACCAACCTGGGCCCCAAGGCGGGACTCACGGTCGCCAGCGCCCTGCTCGTCGACTACGTCCTCACCGTCGCCGTCTCGATCGCCTCCGGCATCGAGAACCTCGGCTCGGCGGTCCCGTTCGTCGTCGAGCACAAGGTGCTCTGTGCCGTCGCCGTGATCGTGCTGCTCACGCTGATGAACCTGCGGGGCGTCAAGGAGTCCGGCAAGCTCTTCGCGATCCCGACCTACGTCTTCGTGGGCGGCGTGTTCATCATGATCGCCTGGGGCGCGTTCCGCGGGCTGGTGCTCGACGACACCATGCAGGCGCCCACGGCGCACTACACGATCAAGGCCGAGCACCAGGGCCTGGCCGGATTCGCCCTGGTCTTCCTGATGCTGCGCGCCTTCTCCTCCGGTTGTGCGGCGCTCACCGGTGTCGAGGCGATCTCCAACGGCGTGCCCGCCTTCCGCAAGCCCAAGTCGAAGAACGCGGCGACCACGCTCGCCGCGATGGGCCTGCTCGCCGTCACCATGTTCTGCGGGATCATCGTCCTCGCCCTGACGACCAAGGTCCGCATGGCGGAGAACCCGGCCACCGACCTGCTGAAGAACGGCGTCGGGGTCGGCTCCGGCTACGTCCAGAACCCGGTGATCACACAGGTCGCCGAGGCTGTCTTCGGCAAGGGCAGCTTCCTGTTCGTGGTGCTCGCCACGGCCACGGCGCTGGTGCTGTTCCTCGCCGCCAACACCGCCTACAACGGCTTCCCGGTCCTCGGCTCCATCCTCGCCCAGGACCGCTATCTGCCCCGCCAGCTGCACACCCGCGGCGACCGCCTCGCCTTCTCCAACGGCATCGTGCTGCTGGCCGGCGCGGCAACCCTGCTGGTCGTGATCTACGGCGCCGACTCGACCCGGCTGATCCAGCTGTACATCGTCGGCGTGTTCGTGTCCTTCACGCTCAGCCAGACCGGCATGGTCCGCCACTGGAACCGCCACCTGGCCACCGAGAAGGACCCGGCCAAGCGCAGCCACATGATCCGCTCCCGCGCGATCAACACCTTCGGCGCCTTCTTCACCGGCCTGGTCCTGGTCGTCGTCCTCGTCACCAAGTTCACGCACGGTGCCTGGGTCGCGCTGCTGGGCATGTGCATCTTCTACGCGACGATGACGGCCATCCGTAAGCACTACGACGGCGTGGCCGCGGAGATCGCGGCGCCCGAGGGCCCGAGCGACGACAGCGTACGGCCGTCCCGGGTGCACTCGGTCGTCCTGATCTCGAAGATCCACCGGCCCACGCTGCGGGCCCTCGCCTACGCCAAGCTCATGCGCTCGGACACCCTGGAGGCGCTGACCGTCAACGTCGACGCGGCGGAGACGAAGGCGCTGAAGGAGGAGTGGGAGCGGCGCGGCATCGACGTACCGCTGAAGGTCCTTGATTCGCCGTACCGCGAGATCACGCGGCCGGTCATCGAGTACGTGAAGGGCCTGCGCAGCCAGTCCCCGCGCGACGCGGTCTCCGTGATCATCCCCGAGTACGTGGTGGGCCGCTGGTACGAGCATCTGCTGCACAACCAGAGCGCGCTCAGGCTGAAGGGCCGGCTGCTGTTCACGCCGGGTGTCATGGTCACCTCGGTGCCCTACCAGCTGGAGTCCTCCGAGGCGGCGAAGCTGCGGGCCCGCAGGCGGCAGGACTGGAACGCGCCGGGTTCGGTGCGGCGCGGTCCGGCCCACCACGGCCGGCCGAAGGAGCCCACGGGCGCGTCGGGACCGTCCGGCTCGTCCGGCTCGTCCGACGGCAAGAGCTGA
- a CDS encoding metal-sensitive transcriptional regulator, with amino-acid sequence MELELEGADLKSVLNRLRRAQGQISGVIRMIEEGRDCEDVVTQLAAASRALDRAGFAIIATGMQQCMTDIESGRKNGEDAQQMRTRLEKLFLSLA; translated from the coding sequence GTGGAACTGGAGCTTGAGGGTGCGGACCTGAAGTCCGTGCTGAACCGGCTGCGCCGTGCGCAGGGTCAGATCTCCGGTGTGATCCGGATGATCGAGGAGGGACGTGACTGCGAGGACGTCGTCACGCAGCTCGCCGCGGCCTCCCGCGCGCTCGACCGGGCCGGTTTCGCGATCATCGCGACCGGCATGCAGCAGTGCATGACCGACATCGAATCCGGCCGCAAGAACGGCGAGGACGCCCAGCAGATGCGCACCCGCCTGGAGAAGCTCTTCCTGTCGCTGGCGTGA
- a CDS encoding sulfite exporter TauE/SafE family protein has protein sequence MSAVILALAAGAVIGLALGALGGGGSVLAVPALIYLLGFSPVAATTASLVIVTLTSVTALVAHARDGHVRWRTGLLFAAAGIGPAMLGGALSTRIPAAVLTAAFAVVAGVAALRMLRSRPAAEGAVTVRPGRVAIAGGGLGAVTGVLGVGGGFLAVPALVSVLGLRMRNAVGTSLLVITVNSLAALATRAGTVEGLDWAVVGPLVGAAILGAWDGKRVAAKISGHTLQRIFALVLLAVAAFMLIDAAL, from the coding sequence GTGAGCGCGGTCATACTCGCCCTGGCCGCCGGCGCGGTCATCGGCCTGGCGCTCGGCGCGCTCGGGGGCGGCGGCAGTGTGCTGGCCGTTCCCGCCCTGATCTACCTGCTCGGCTTCAGCCCGGTCGCGGCGACGACCGCGAGTCTGGTCATCGTCACGCTCACCTCGGTCACCGCGCTGGTCGCGCACGCCCGCGACGGCCACGTCCGCTGGCGGACCGGGCTGCTGTTCGCGGCGGCCGGGATCGGCCCGGCGATGCTGGGCGGCGCGCTCTCCACCCGTATCCCGGCGGCCGTACTGACGGCGGCCTTCGCCGTGGTCGCGGGAGTGGCCGCCCTGCGTATGCTGCGGTCCCGGCCGGCTGCGGAGGGCGCCGTGACGGTGCGGCCGGGGCGGGTGGCGATCGCCGGCGGCGGGCTCGGCGCGGTCACCGGTGTCCTCGGTGTCGGCGGCGGTTTCCTCGCCGTACCGGCCCTGGTGAGCGTGCTGGGCCTGCGGATGCGGAACGCGGTGGGTACCAGCCTGCTGGTCATCACCGTCAACTCGCTGGCCGCGCTGGCGACGCGCGCCGGCACGGTCGAGGGGCTGGACTGGGCGGTCGTCGGGCCGTTGGTCGGGGCCGCGATCCTCGGCGCCTGGGACGGCAAGCGGGTGGCCGCGAAGATCTCGGGACACACGCTTCAGCGGATATTCGCGCTGGTGCTGCTGGCGGTGGCGGCCTTCATGCTGATCGACGCGGCGCTGTGA